One genomic window of Hyperolius riggenbachi isolate aHypRig1 chromosome 7, aHypRig1.pri, whole genome shotgun sequence includes the following:
- the LOC137526210 gene encoding taste receptor type 2 member 9-like — MEMLKLINIIRITTIVMTWLSGIILNSSIVAVYIGDQAYGQHFSVSDKIFLSTALLNIVQQCFISAYNILYYYALYLLSAKEMFIFLYISNCSLIYGSFWYSAWLSIYYFLTLVKCSHHFFLQLKKTLSSSIVQILITTLLVIVFLNAPCIWAMGIVLPQNETINQSGSNYQITINLPFTLFNLVCGCCIPFLATLFCIGHSVASLLGHVRRVHQNVSQFTSSPQIQGLLRAARTMTLQLTLNTVLCVTVSSTFLISPTVTLSGLIQSTIIMSFSSAQAMTLVLGNPKLRDGLFCRAVPSRV, encoded by the coding sequence ATGGAAATGCTGAAGCTCATAAACATCATTAGGATCACTACGATTGTCATGACCTGGCTGTCAGGAATCATTCTGAATTCCTCGATTGTTGCTGTTTATATTGGAGACCAGGCATATGGCCAGCATTTTAGTGTCAGTGATAAGATTTTCCTCTCTACAGCTCTTCTCAACATTGTCCAGCAATGCTTCATCTCTGCATATAACATTCTGTATTACTATGCGCTGTATTTGCTATCGGCTAAGGAAATGTTCATTTTCCTATACATTAGTAATTGTTCTCTGATTTATGGCAGTTTTTGGTACAGCGCTTGGCTTTCCATCTACTACTTCTTGACATTAGTCAAATGCTCCCACCATTTCTTCCTCCAGCTGAAGAAGACCTTGTCCTCCTCTATTGTGCAAATTCTCATTACAACATTGTTGGTAATAGTTTTTTTAAATGCACCATGTATCTGGGCAATGGGTATAGTGCTTCCTCAGAATGAGACAATCAACCAATCAGGTAGCAATTACCAAATCACAATTAATCTCCCGTTCACTCTCTTTAACTTGGTGTGTGGCTGTTGTATTCCATTCCTGGCAACTCTCTTCTGTATTGGACACAGTGTGGCATCACTCTTGGGTCATGTGAGGAGAGTCCATCAAAATGTATCCCAGTTCACCTCCTCTCCACAGATCCAGGGTCTTCTCCGAGCGGCCAGGACAATGACTCTTCAACTGACCCTTAATACAGTACTCTGTGTGACGGTCAGTTCCACGTTTCTAATATCTCCAACTGTAACTCTTTCAGGGCTCATCCAGTCAACAATCATCATGTCTTTTTCTTCTGCTCAGGCCATGACTTTAGTCCTGGGGAACCCAAAGCTGCGTGATGGATTATTTTGTCGGGCTGTCCCATCTCGAGTCTGA